One genomic window of Camelina sativa cultivar DH55 chromosome 5, Cs, whole genome shotgun sequence includes the following:
- the LOC104787976 gene encoding uncharacterized protein LOC104787976 has translation MNPLQLKYYKSRCLCGRRIVRRRSMARYQSLIVAALFRLRASRRLTSPATCFPVRAFSSSLLFPKTTSLTLPRYFPSSSSVSTFSSSSSSSPSPATGRPPKTAGGNDGEEDTFEYKTTDDVEVIEDWEEEEEEGVESQLGDGGDGGGVVLRGVPWGERVLSIAAEVLKQSDKDLELFAFKTSPRGYIYVRLDKLSNEYGCPTMDELEEFSREFKRRLDDAGASKLVPEDLALEVSSPGAERLLRVPEDLPRFKEMPMTVSYVEETNSRTAVKNAVFLLESIDAESDKCVWKLADVRENRDPESKGRPLSRKQKDLRITLPFTYHRKISLYLD, from the exons ATGAATCCCTTACAGTTGAAATATTACAAGTCGCGGTGTCTGTGTGGCCGTCGTatcgtaagaagaagaagcatggCGAGATACCAAAGTCTGATTGTAGCTGCTTTGTTTCGACTTCGAGCTTCTCGCCGTTTAACCTCACCGGCGACTTGTTTCCCCGTTAgggctttttcttcttccttgcttTTTCCAAAGACGACCAGTCTAACCCTTCCTCGCTAttttccttcctcttcttcggtCTCTAcgttttcttcttcgtcgtcttcgtctccTTCTCCAGCTACAGGTCGACCGCCGAAAACCGCCGGTGGTAATGACGGCGAAGAAGACACCTTTGAAT ATAAAACAACTGATGATGTAGAGGTCATAGAAgattgggaagaagaagaggaagagggagTTGAATCACAG CTTGGCGATGGAGGAGATGGTGGTGGGGTTGTTCTTCGAGGTGTGCCATGGGGTGAAAGAGTTCTCTCTATTGCTGCAGAAGTTTTGAAGCAGTCTGATAAAGATTTAGAATTGTTTGCTTTCAAAACTTCTCCCCGTGGATATATATACGTCAGACTAGACAAACTCTCAAACGA ataTGGATGTCCTACCATGGATGAGCTTGAAGAATTTAGTCGAGAATTCAAGAGAAGACTAGATGATGCTGGGGCTTCAAAACTAGTCCCAGAGGATCTAGCCCTTGAG GTGTCTTCTCCAGGAGCAGAGAGGCTGCTGAGAGTCCCAGAGGACTTGCCTCGATTTAAGGAGATGCCAATGACAGTAAGCTATGTAGAGGAAACAAACTCGAGGACTGCAGTTAAGAATGCAGTGTTTCTCTTGGAGTCTATAGATGCAGAATCTGATAAATGTGTCTGGAAATTAGCAGATGTAAGGGAGAACAGAGATCCCGAAAGCAAAGGCAGACCGTTGAGCCGGAAACAAAAGGACCTGAGAATCACACTGCCTTTCACATATCACAGGAAGATAAGTCTCTACCTAGATTAG